A portion of the Saimiri boliviensis isolate mSaiBol1 chromosome 1, mSaiBol1.pri, whole genome shotgun sequence genome contains these proteins:
- the LOC101034274 gene encoding BEN domain-containing protein 6 yields the protein MQKILQTDEITNTQAFRKGKRKRTETMDSENGNSDMDKGQRDPYSGNAFLPGESSSEDEEPLAELSKEELCAKIKSLKEKLTNTRKENSRLRQSLVMLQVLPQAVTEFEELVGMAEALLKGGGTMSTSASTLWRATNNSSPDSLASTCSNSNSNSSSPVSLKPEEEHQTDEKQFQIEKWQIARCNKSKPQKFINDLMQVLYTNEYMATHSLTGAKSSTSRDKAVKAAMNQNEVQEIIGVTKQLFPNTDDVSIRRMIGQKLNNCTKKPNLSKNLNSQDIK from the coding sequence ATGCAGAAGATCTTGCAGACAGATGAAATTACCAATACACAAGcttttagaaaaggaaagaggaaaaggacagAGACAATGGACTCAGAAAACGGAAATAGTGACATGGATAAAGGACAGAGAGACCCATATTCAGGAAATGCCTTTCTGCCTGGTGAAAGCTCCAGTGAGGATGAGGAGCCTTTAGCAGAATTGTCAAAGGAAGAATTGTGCGCCAAAATAAAAAGCctgaaagaaaaactaacaaatacCCGGAAAGAAAACAGCCGACTTCGACAGTCTTTGGTCATGCTTCAAGTGTTACCACAAGCAGTCACCGAGTTTGAAGAACTGGTTGGCATGGCTGAGGCTCTGCTTAAGGGTGGAGGAACCATGTCTACATCTGCATCCACCCTCTGGAGAGCAACCAACAACTCCTCACCAGATTCATTGGCCTCGACCTGTAGTAATTCTAATTCGAATTCCAGTTCACCAGTTTCCTTAAAGCCTGAGGAAGAGCATCAGACTGATGAGAAACAGTTCCAGATTGAAAAATGGCAGATTGCCCGTTGTAATAAGAGCAAGCCTCAGAAGTTTATTAATGATTTAATGCAAGTACTTTACACAAATGAATACATGGCCACTCACAGCCTGACAGGGGCAAAATCCTCTACTTCAAGGGACAAAGCTGTAAAAGCAGCTATGAATCAGAATGAAGTTCAAGAAATCATAGGAGTAACAAAACAATTATTTCCCAATACGGATGATGTTTCAATAAGGAGAATGATAGGGCAGAAGCTAAACAACTGTACCAAGAAGCCAAATTTAAGCAAAAATCTTAACTCTCAGGATATTAAATAG